CGTTCGCTCTGGCCAAGAATTGCTGGTACAGGTGATGAAAGAACCGCTCGGCTCGAAGGGCGCGCGCGTGACTACGCATTATTTCCTGCCCGGCCGCTGGTTGGTGTATATGCCGGGGGCAAGATATGTGGGCATCTCCCGCAAGATCGTTGATGAAGCGGAGCGTGAACGACTGAAGAGGATCGGCGAACAGCTGCGAACATCGGAGGAAGGCTTGATCCTGCGGACAGCTGCCTGCGGGAAGAGTGAGGAAGAACTGCGGCAAGATCTTGAGTATCTGCGCAGTCTCTGGTCGAAGATCACAGCGAAACAGGCAGAGGTACAAGCCCCCGCCGAGCTGTACCATGAGCTCGATATGCTGCCGCGCTTGGTGCGGGATGTCTTCACCGATGAGGTGGAGCGCTGCGTGGTCAGCGACCATCAGCTGGCTGTGCAGCTGCAGCATGTGTTGGAACCCTACGCGGCCCATCTGTTGGAGCGCATCTCCGTTGAAGATCACCACGATGTATTCGCTCATTATCAGGTGCAGGACCAGTTGAACCGCTTGTTCGTTCGGAAGATCTGGCTGGATAATGGCGGATACATCGTCGTCGATCAAACCGAAGCACTGACCGTCATCGATGTCAATACTGGCAAATTCATCGGCAGCGTGGACTTGGAACAGACGGTGTATGAGACCAACATGGAAGCCGCTAAGCTCATCGCGCAGTTGATCCGGCTGAGGGACATCGGCGGGATCATCATCGTCGATTTCATCGATATGAACCAGGAGGAGCATCGGCAAGCCATCGTTGACGAACTGGAACAGTTGATCCGCAAGGACCGGACGAAGACCTTGATCATGGGTTGGACGAAGCTCGGGCTCCTCGAGATCACGCGGAAGAAGGTAAGGGAAAGCGTTGATTATCAACTTGGCGGGATCTGCCCCAGCTGCGGCGGAAGCGGGCGCATCCCCGTGGATGGGAACAGCTCGTTATTACGGTAATTTATCACGTGAAGAACTCTTTACATGAACCGCCTATGTATGGTAGACTGATTTCATGCGCGCTTCCATGCGCTGTAACCGCTCATGCCTGGTCAGCAAGTCTCGTCGTCTCACGATGAGAGGCGGGCACCATCGCGTGGCGAGTCTTAGGATGAGGAGGTGCACCATCACATGTACGCGATTATCGAAACTGGCGGCAAGCAATATAAAGTGCAACAAGGCGACGTTATCTATGTTGA
The DNA window shown above is from Insulibacter thermoxylanivorax and carries:
- a CDS encoding Rne/Rng family ribonuclease, with protein sequence MNDLRELVIKSESDQLQAALLDDGKLTEYFVELESRKVVVGNIYKGKVINVLPGMEAAFVDIGTGKNAFLHVDDLLPAGVDRPQNKPPIDQLVRSGQELLVQVMKEPLGSKGARVTTHYFLPGRWLVYMPGARYVGISRKIVDEAERERLKRIGEQLRTSEEGLILRTAACGKSEEELRQDLEYLRSLWSKITAKQAEVQAPAELYHELDMLPRLVRDVFTDEVERCVVSDHQLAVQLQHVLEPYAAHLLERISVEDHHDVFAHYQVQDQLNRLFVRKIWLDNGGYIVVDQTEALTVIDVNTGKFIGSVDLEQTVYETNMEAAKLIAQLIRLRDIGGIIIVDFIDMNQEEHRQAIVDELEQLIRKDRTKTLIMGWTKLGLLEITRKKVRESVDYQLGGICPSCGGSGRIPVDGNSSLLR